In Acidobacteriota bacterium, the DNA window TGTACATCCTGACGAAGGAGGAGGGTGGCCGCCACACTCCGTTCTTCAAGGGGTACCGTCCTCAGTTCTACTTCCGTACGACGGATGTGACGGGTTCGGCGGATCTTCCGGCGGACGTGGAAATGGTGATGCCGGGTGACAACGTGAACCTGGAGGTGACGTTGATCGCTCCCATCGCGATGGAGAAGGGCGTTCGGTTTGCGATCCGCGAGGGTGGCCGGACCGTGGGCGCCGGCACCGTGACGGAGATCATCGAGTAAGACGCAGTCTCAATAACTCTGGGCCGCCCTCCCCGCGAGGGCGGTTTGGGTACTTTAAGGCCAGTAGCTCCAATTGGTAGAGCAGCGGTCTCCAAAACCGCGGGTTGGGGGTTCGAATCCCTCCTGGCCTGCCAGAATGTTCAAATCGACATGAGCTGGATAGAAAAATCAAAGACCTTCATCTCGGAGACGATCTCCGAGACCAAGAAGGCGAACTTTCCCACTCGGGACGAGCTGGTCAGCCTCACGGCGGTAGTGCTCGTTACGAGCGTGATCTTCGCCGCATTCCTGTGGATCGCTGATCAAGGGATCACC includes these proteins:
- the tuf gene encoding elongation factor Tu (EF-Tu; promotes GTP-dependent binding of aminoacyl-tRNA to the A-site of ribosomes during protein biosynthesis; when the tRNA anticodon matches the mRNA codon, GTP hydrolysis results; the inactive EF-Tu-GDP leaves the ribosome and release of GDP is promoted by elongation factor Ts; many prokaryotes have two copies of the gene encoding EF-Tu), which translates into the protein YILTKEEGGRHTPFFKGYRPQFYFRTTDVTGSADLPADVEMVMPGDNVNLEVTLIAPIAMEKGVRFAIREGGRTVGAGTVTEIIE
- the secE gene encoding preprotein translocase subunit SecE: MSWIEKSKTFISETISETKKANFPTRDELVSLTAVVLVTSVIFAAFLWIADQGITWFMLEVLGR